The Chryseobacterium geocarposphaerae genome has a window encoding:
- a CDS encoding DUF3127 domain-containing protein: MELQGTIKKLFDAQTFASGFQKREMVILTQEQYPQPINIEFLSDKISLLDNLKEGENVKVGINIRGREWVSPQGETKYFNSITGWRVEKVFDNASEPTQAAPSHSASPVSNENPFAGDDDDDLPF; the protein is encoded by the coding sequence ATGGAATTACAAGGAACGATAAAGAAACTTTTTGATGCTCAGACGTTTGCGAGCGGGTTTCAAAAGAGAGAAATGGTTATTTTGACTCAGGAACAGTATCCACAGCCTATAAACATAGAATTTCTGTCTGATAAGATCAGTTTATTGGATAATCTTAAAGAAGGAGAAAATGTAAAGGTAGGAATCAACATCAGAGGAAGAGAATGGGTTTCGCCTCAGGGAGAAACTAAATATTTCAACTCTATTACAGGATGGAGAGTAGAAAAAGTTTTTGATAACGCTTCTGAGCCCACACAGGCTGCACCTTCTCATTCTGCTTCTCCGGTTTCAAATGAAAATCCTTTTGCCGGAGACGACGATGATGATTTACCTTTCTAA
- the glmM gene encoding phosphoglucosamine mutase has product MSLIKSISGIRGTIGGKVNDNLTPLDVVKFASAFGTWLQNNKNKKDLTLIIGRDARISGQMVSSLVTATLQGLGINVVDLGLSTTPTVEIMVPELKADGGIILTASHNPKQWNALKLLNDKGEFISGENGAEVLALAESEDFNYAEVDDLGKYETRDDAFDIHIQQILNLPMVDVEAIKSKKFKVVLDAVNSTGGIAIPMLLDKLGCETVKLYCEPTGHFPHNPEPLKEHLGDICELVKKEGADVGIVVDPDVDRLALIDEKGEMFGEEYTLVAVADYLLKHKNGVAISNLSSSRALRDVAHTHNSEYFASAVGEVNVVTLMKEKNAVIGGEGNGGIIYPDLHYGRDSLVGVALFLTHLAKENKTVSELRAGYPSYFMGKKKIELTPEINVDDILTKMEKEYQNEEVSTVDGVKIDFENNWVHLRKSNTEPIIRIYTEAKSQEEADKLGDEMIAKINSLI; this is encoded by the coding sequence ATGTCATTAATAAAAAGTATTTCAGGAATCCGCGGAACCATAGGAGGAAAAGTAAATGATAACCTGACTCCGCTTGATGTGGTAAAATTCGCTTCGGCTTTCGGAACCTGGCTTCAGAATAATAAAAATAAAAAAGATTTAACCTTAATCATCGGAAGAGATGCCAGAATTTCTGGTCAAATGGTTTCTTCTTTGGTGACGGCAACATTGCAGGGGCTTGGAATCAATGTAGTTGATTTAGGACTTTCCACTACTCCGACTGTTGAAATAATGGTTCCGGAGCTGAAAGCAGATGGAGGGATTATTTTAACCGCTTCGCACAATCCAAAACAATGGAATGCTCTGAAATTATTAAATGATAAAGGAGAATTCATCAGTGGAGAAAATGGGGCAGAAGTCCTGGCTTTGGCTGAAAGTGAAGATTTCAATTATGCAGAAGTAGATGATCTGGGAAAATATGAAACAAGAGACGATGCTTTTGATATTCATATTCAGCAGATCCTTAATTTACCGATGGTAGATGTTGAAGCCATTAAGTCTAAAAAATTCAAAGTTGTTTTGGATGCAGTGAATTCTACGGGAGGAATTGCTATTCCGATGCTGTTGGATAAATTAGGCTGTGAAACCGTGAAATTATACTGTGAACCGACAGGACATTTCCCACACAATCCTGAACCGTTAAAAGAACATTTGGGAGATATCTGCGAACTGGTAAAAAAAGAAGGTGCAGATGTAGGAATCGTGGTAGATCCGGATGTAGACAGATTAGCTTTGATTGATGAAAAAGGTGAAATGTTTGGCGAAGAATACACATTGGTTGCCGTTGCTGATTATCTATTGAAACATAAAAATGGTGTGGCAATTTCCAATCTTTCTTCAAGCCGTGCTTTAAGAGATGTTGCACATACCCACAACTCAGAATATTTTGCAAGTGCAGTAGGAGAAGTGAATGTAGTGACTTTAATGAAGGAGAAAAATGCAGTGATAGGCGGGGAAGGCAACGGAGGAATTATCTATCCTGATTTACATTACGGAAGAGATTCTTTAGTAGGTGTTGCACTATTTTTAACTCATTTGGCAAAGGAAAATAAAACGGTTTCTGAGCTAAGAGCAGGATATCCTAGCTACTTCATGGGTAAAAAGAAAATAGAACTCACGCCGGAAATTAATGTGGATGATATTTTAACTAAAATGGAAAAAGAATATCAAAATGAAGAGGTTTCTACCGTAGACGGAGTGAAAATAGATTTTGAAAATAATTGGGTACATCTTAGAAAATCTAATACAGAACCGATTATCAGAATTTATACAGAGGCTAAATCTCAGGAAGAAGCCGACAAGTTAGGTGATGAAATGATAGCTAAAATCAATAGTTTGATTTAA
- the aat gene encoding leucyl/phenylalanyl-tRNA--protein transferase has protein sequence MIRLDENEIAFPDPEMYDGHEGIIAFGGDLSIERIWFAYQLGIFPWYNPGEEILWWCPDPRFVLYPEDLKVSKSMRKILNRNVFTFSENQSFREVIKNCQQTSRKGQTGTWLSDELMETFIQLHEYGLAKSIEVWQNGELVGGFYGLQIGNVFCGESMFAKVSNASKAGFIHFIESNKNLELIDCQSHTEHLESLGAKMIPKKEFLKILHQNNERR, from the coding sequence ATGATTCGACTAGACGAAAATGAGATCGCATTTCCCGATCCTGAAATGTACGACGGACATGAAGGTATTATTGCTTTTGGCGGAGACCTGTCCATAGAAAGAATCTGGTTTGCTTATCAGCTGGGAATTTTTCCATGGTACAATCCCGGCGAAGAAATTCTTTGGTGGTGCCCTGATCCGAGATTTGTACTGTATCCGGAAGACCTGAAGGTTTCTAAATCGATGCGGAAAATATTAAACAGAAATGTTTTTACGTTTTCGGAAAATCAGAGTTTTAGGGAGGTCATTAAAAATTGCCAGCAAACCAGCAGAAAAGGACAAACCGGAACATGGCTTTCGGATGAGCTGATGGAAACTTTTATTCAGTTGCATGAATATGGGTTGGCAAAAAGTATTGAAGTGTGGCAGAACGGAGAATTAGTCGGCGGATTCTATGGCCTTCAGATTGGAAATGTGTTCTGTGGCGAAAGTATGTTTGCCAAGGTGAGCAATGCTTCCAAAGCCGGGTTTATTCATTTTATCGAATCGAACAAGAATCTAGAATTAATTGACTGTCAGTCCCATACCGAACATCTTGAAAGCCTGGGAGCAAAAATGATTCCTAAAAAAGAGTTTTTAAAAATATTACACCAAAACAATGAACGCAGATAA
- a CDS encoding DMT family transporter, with protein MNADKEKWVLLIILSIIWGSSFILIKKSLEHFSPYQVGALRVLIAGIILMPIAISKYKLFPKKHLKWLILAAFTGNFIPMFLFPIAETEVSSSIAGIINSMMPIFVIIVGALVWKFETTKQQIFGTLISFTGVCLLAFGGDGEGGKFKLIPILLLLLATLCYAMSTTTVKSKLMAVSSTVLSAFVFSFVLFFPSVIALTFTGFFSTFSLDEKNLTGLMFVSLLSVFGTGLAMMMNYRLLKVSSPLFASTVTLLMPIVAIIWGFLDGEKLSIMQFVGAGIIIAGLIFLRAKPNVIKK; from the coding sequence ATGAACGCAGATAAAGAAAAATGGGTCCTTCTCATCATATTAAGTATTATTTGGGGATCATCTTTCATTTTAATCAAAAAATCTTTAGAACATTTCAGCCCGTATCAGGTAGGAGCTTTAAGAGTTTTGATAGCCGGAATTATCTTGATGCCTATTGCGATTTCAAAATATAAACTATTTCCGAAAAAACATTTAAAATGGCTGATTTTAGCTGCATTTACAGGAAATTTTATCCCAATGTTTTTATTTCCGATTGCAGAAACTGAGGTAAGCAGCAGTATTGCCGGTATCATTAATTCCATGATGCCCATTTTCGTGATCATCGTTGGAGCCCTGGTTTGGAAGTTTGAAACTACAAAACAGCAAATTTTCGGTACTCTTATCAGCTTTACTGGGGTTTGCTTATTGGCCTTTGGCGGGGACGGAGAAGGCGGGAAATTTAAATTGATTCCAATTTTGCTTTTATTATTGGCAACCTTATGTTATGCAATGAGCACCACAACAGTAAAATCAAAACTTATGGCGGTTTCTTCTACTGTTTTATCTGCTTTTGTATTCTCTTTTGTGTTATTTTTTCCATCAGTTATTGCCCTAACGTTTACAGGGTTCTTTTCAACATTCAGTCTTGATGAAAAGAATTTAACCGGATTGATGTTTGTAAGCTTGTTATCTGTTTTCGGAACCGGATTGGCCATGATGATGAATTATCGTCTGCTAAAAGTATCTTCTCCTTTATTCGCCTCCACAGTTACCTTACTAATGCCGATTGTAGCCATCATTTGGGGCTTTTTGGATGGTGAAAAATTAAGCATCATGCAATTTGTAGGCGCAGGAATCATTATTGCCGGATTGATCTTTTTAAGGGCAAAACCCAACGTTATAAAAAAATAA
- a CDS encoding tetratricopeptide repeat protein — MEEYFGNELVKKFEEMMENNDEFYFDTEELEDIIVYYLELGDFNYADTAVNYGLKLHPNSLDIKIKKLEILLEWEEYTAAKELIDELKGSSMENTDFLVCYAKYYSNLGNPRRSIEICKKALELKEEENFLHNFIADEYVNLGDPFNALKHYKKALKEDPTDEYSLENCMVCFADLNKSEEAIAFLNEYLDEFAYSEVAWFEYGQFYFNRKNYEEAIKGYDYLLAINSSSVGVYANKAACYEALGQYKKAIEVYEEMLELEYTKAFTFYKIGLCYKALKQPIMALNSFQKSLREDPQFYLAMMEQSYLYEEMGGMTEALHFAKEATHLNENNLDYQKRLAFLFIDSGKFEESLSCLKKLVDSEPSRFYNWYAYSEVLMLLGEYEEAIMVLNKALKSHRRAELYYQLSNCYFNLKDQEKGSESLQNALELDPSLVTDMQKKYPYIKDEVKKARAKVKKKNSEG; from the coding sequence TTGGAAGAATATTTTGGAAATGAACTTGTAAAAAAGTTCGAGGAAATGATGGAAAACAATGACGAATTCTACTTTGATACAGAAGAGTTAGAAGATATCATTGTCTACTACTTGGAGCTGGGAGACTTTAATTATGCAGATACGGCAGTTAATTATGGTCTGAAGCTTCATCCCAATTCTTTAGATATCAAGATCAAAAAGCTTGAAATTTTACTGGAATGGGAAGAGTATACAGCGGCAAAGGAGCTTATTGATGAGTTGAAGGGTTCTTCTATGGAAAACACCGACTTTTTGGTTTGCTATGCCAAGTATTACTCAAATTTAGGAAACCCTAGAAGATCAATCGAAATATGTAAAAAAGCATTGGAACTGAAAGAAGAAGAAAACTTCCTTCATAATTTCATTGCGGATGAATATGTGAATCTGGGAGATCCTTTTAATGCGCTAAAACATTATAAAAAGGCCCTTAAAGAAGACCCTACAGATGAGTACTCATTAGAAAACTGTATGGTTTGCTTTGCCGATTTAAATAAAAGTGAAGAAGCAATCGCTTTCCTTAATGAATATTTGGATGAATTTGCTTATTCAGAAGTGGCGTGGTTCGAATACGGTCAGTTTTACTTCAACAGAAAAAATTACGAAGAAGCCATAAAAGGATACGATTATTTATTGGCGATCAATTCAAGTTCTGTTGGTGTATATGCTAATAAAGCTGCCTGTTATGAAGCTTTAGGGCAATATAAAAAAGCAATCGAAGTGTATGAGGAAATGCTGGAGTTAGAATATACAAAAGCATTTACATTCTATAAAATCGGGCTTTGCTATAAAGCTCTGAAACAGCCGATAATGGCCTTAAATTCTTTTCAGAAATCATTGAGAGAAGATCCGCAGTTCTATCTTGCCATGATGGAGCAATCCTATCTTTACGAAGAAATGGGCGGAATGACAGAAGCATTGCATTTTGCGAAAGAGGCAACTCATCTGAATGAAAATAATCTTGATTACCAGAAAAGATTAGCATTTTTATTTATTGATTCCGGAAAGTTTGAAGAAAGCCTTTCATGCCTGAAGAAATTAGTAGATTCGGAACCTTCGAGATTTTATAACTGGTATGCGTATTCAGAAGTATTGATGCTTTTGGGAGAATATGAAGAAGCTATAATGGTTTTAAATAAAGCATTGAAATCACATCGCAGAGCCGAATTGTATTATCAGTTGAGTAATTGTTATTTCAACCTGAAAGATCAGGAAAAAGGAAGCGAATCACTTCAGAATGCTTTGGAATTGGATCCGTCTTTGGTTACAGATATGCAGAAAAAATATCCGTATATTAAAGATGAGGTTAAAAAAGCCAGGGCTAAAGTAAAGAAGAAAAACTCTGAAGGTTAA